A stretch of Arachis hypogaea cultivar Tifrunner chromosome 15, arahy.Tifrunner.gnm2.J5K5, whole genome shotgun sequence DNA encodes these proteins:
- the LOC112751307 gene encoding inositol oxygenase 2 produces MTILIEQPELSTMAEAHQERIDEQMRNELVLDGGFPLPKPLSEDGFKAPQINSYGRSFRNYHGESARQKSVEEFYKLQHTNQTYEFAKKMRAEYGKLNKAEMGIWECCELLEGIVDASDPDLEESQIQHAFQSAEAARKDYPNEDWLHLTALIHDLGKVLLLPNFGELPQWAVVGDSFPLGCAFDEANTHHKYFKNNPDNNNPAYNTKNGIYTEGCGLDNVIMSWGHDEYMYLVAKGNSNNLPPVALFIIRYHSFHPLFQTGAYKHLYREEDVENLKWLHIFHKYDLYSKSNVLIDVEKVKPYYLSLIEKYFPSKLKW; encoded by the exons ATGACTATCCTCATTGAGCAACCAGAGCTATCAACAATGGCAGAAGCTCATCAAGAGAGAATTGATGAGCAAATGAGAAATGAGTTGGTCTTAGATGGTGGATTTCCGTTGCCTAAGCCCCTCTCAGAAGATGGATTCAAAGCCCCTCAAATCAACTCTTATGGCCGCTCTTTTAG AAACTATCATGGTGAAAGCGCAAGGCAAAAGTCTGTGGAGGAATTCTACAAATTACAACACACCAACCAAACTTATGAATTT gcCAAGAAGATGAGAGCCGAGTATGGAAAGTTGAACAAGGCGGAAATGGGCATATGGGAGTGTTGTGAACTTCTTGAAGGAATCGTCGATGCAAGTGATCCTGATTTAGAAGAATCTCAAATtcaacatgcttttcaatctGCTGAAGCTGCTAGAAAAGACTATCCAAATGAAGATTGGTTGCATTTGACTGCTCTTATTCATG ATCTTGGAAAGGTTCTCCTCCTTCCAAATTTTGGTGAGCTTCCTCAATGGGCTGTAGTTG GAGATTCATTTCCTCTTGGCTGTGCTTTTGATGAAGCAAACACTCACCACAAG TATTTTAAGAACAATCCAGATAACAACAACCCTGCTTATAACACTAAAAATGGGATTTATACCGAAGGATGTGGATTAGACAATGTTATCATGTCTTGGGGACATGATGAATACATGTATTTG GTTGCTAAGGGAAATAGCAACAACTTACCTCCTGTGGCATTGTTCATTATCCGCTATCACTCCTTTCATC CTTTATTCCAAACTGGGGCATATAAACACTTGTACCGTGAAGAGGATGTTGAAAATTTGAAGTGGCTTCACATATTCCA CAAATATGATCTGTACAGCAAGAGCAATGTTttaattgatgttgaaaaagttaAACCATACTATTTATCTCTTATTGAGAAG TATTTCCCATCAAAGCTCAAGTGGTAA
- the LOC140179417 gene encoding uncharacterized protein: MYIENRTQISFIELYVEFEQSEADRNIVREDYNSDSEEEFKSNYEFVGPNGDEDQGEENTAPDVTEVANALANEVPSQHRTGGRAAQVTESLVQPLVLFDRSLHWLKPTEPDRLGSEILIVADGEFAVGIEFSSREAVIKAIKDYTIRRSVDYRVYESEPLTFYAKCTLYGSGCDWLIRDHSKLDSITIAEAIKQLVEADPSLKVKSVIAEVQSKFNYTVSYQKAWLAKQRAVDGTHLYGKYKGCLLVAVSQDGNNNIVPIAFAIVEGETSDAWHFFLSNLRQHVVTRDGVGLISDRHESINAAVERSNGAWIFEYGAGVYQRLRERGEAYTNWLNRIPREQYALAFDGEYRWGHMTTNLVKCINSVLKGARNLPITALVKATFYRLNELFTRKRVEAEARINAGHVFSEVVTSKLHANQLASGNIQVSCFDRQNEVFEVREMPSGLEFAVDLRGLRCDCGEFQVDRISCRHVFACCANQRLDWKLYVHDVYKMDQVRRVYRARFRPLGNPTT, translated from the exons atgtatattgaaaaccGGACTCAGATctcgttcatcgagttgtatgttgagtttgaacaatctgaGGCTGACCGGAATATTGTACgggaagattataatagtgacagtgaagaagagttcAAAAGTAACTACGAGTTTGTTGGTCCAaatggagatgaagatcaaggtgaGGAAAATACGGCTCCAGATGTGACAGAGGTGGCAAATGCACTCGCAAACGAAGtgcc TTCTCAGCATCGAACCGGCGGTCGAGCAGCTCAGGTGACTGAGTCACTGGTTCAACCGCTGGTTCtat TTGATCGATCCCTTCATTGGTTAAAACCCACTGAACCGGATCGGTTAGGTTCCG AGATTCTTAttgtcgcagatggtgaatttgccgTCGGTATAGAGTTCAGTTCCAGGGAAGCTGTTATTAAGGCGATAAAGGATTATACCATACGACGAAGCGTTGACTACcgggtgtatgagtctgagccattGACATTTTATGCGAAGTGTACGCTGTACGGGTCcgggtgtgattggcttatcagg gatcattcgaagctggattcTATCACAATTGCGGAAGCGATAAAGCAATTAGTTGAGGCTGACCCCTCCTTAAAGGTAAAGTCGGTTATAGCAGAAGTGCAATCGAAGTTCAACTACACCGTCAGTTACCagaaagcatggttggctaaaCAAAGGGCg GTTGATGGGACTCACTTGTATGGAAAGTATAAGGGTTGTCTACTAGTGGCAGTTTCACAGGATGGCAACAACAATATCGTCCCAATTGCGTTTGCTattgtggagggagagacttctgatgcatggCACTTCTTCCTTAGTAACCTTCGTCAGCATGTTGTCACTCGGGATGGTGTGGGTCTAATATCCGACCGACACGAATCCATCAATGCAGCTGTGGAACGCAGTAACGGAGCTTG GATATTCGAGTACGGTGCGGGAGTATACCAGCGATTACGGGAACGGGGGGAAGCGTATACAAACTGGTTAAACCGAATTCCTCGCGAACAGTACGCATTGGCATTTGATGGTGAATACCGATGGGGTCACATGACAACGAATCTAGTGAAATGCATCAATTCAGTGttgaagggtgcacgcaatctTCCCATTACTGCTCTTGTTAAGGCAACATTCTACAGGCTAAACGAGCTGTTCACTAGAAAAAGAGTGGAGGCAGAAGCGCGGATTAATGCTGGCCATGTGTTCTCCGAAGTCGTGACCTCGAAGTTGCATGCAAACCAACTTGCATCAGGAAACATTCAGGTCAGTTGCTTTGACCGGCAGAATGAGGTCTTCGAGGTGCGTGAGATGCCAAGCGGACTAGAGTTTGCAGTCGATCTACGTGGCCTTCGATGTGACTGTGGTGAGTTCCAGGTGGACCGGATCTCCTGCAGACATGTGTTCGCATGTTGCGCCAACCAGCGACTGGATTGGAAACTGTATGTGCATGATGTGTATAAGATGGACCAAGTTCGGCGGGTGTACCGAGCAAGATTTAGGCCACTAGGTAACCCGACGACATGA